From one Streptomyces sp. R41 genomic stretch:
- a CDS encoding acyl-CoA dehydrogenase family protein translates to MHLEYTPEQQRLRTELRDYFARLVPDNAYARYADPAAQKRFYRETIRRLGGDGWLGVGWPKEYGGRGLSPMEQFIFFDEAAQAGVPLPLMALNTVGPTIMQFGTEEQKAYFLPKILSGEIDFAIGYSEPDAGTDLAALKTKAVRDGDDYVVNGQKIWTTNGDTADWVWLAVRTDPDAPPHKGITMLLVPTSDPGYSCTIINTLASHDTTASYYENIRVPVSRRVGEENKGWRLITNQLNHERVTLAAHGTMAIRALHDVQRWAMETKLADGRRVIDLPWVRRRLAQTHTKLDAMKLLNWQMVNAVQEGTLTPQDASAVKVYGSEARRDAYAWLMEVVAAPGVLKEGSAGAVLHGELERGYRSAVIFTFGGGNNEIQREIISWIGLGMPRVRR, encoded by the coding sequence GTGCATCTCGAATACACGCCGGAGCAGCAGCGGTTGCGCACCGAACTACGCGACTACTTCGCGCGGTTGGTGCCGGACAATGCCTACGCCCGATACGCGGACCCGGCCGCGCAGAAGCGCTTCTACCGCGAGACCATCCGCCGGCTCGGCGGCGACGGCTGGCTCGGCGTGGGCTGGCCCAAGGAGTACGGCGGGCGCGGGCTGAGCCCCATGGAGCAGTTCATCTTCTTCGACGAGGCGGCCCAGGCGGGGGTGCCGCTGCCGCTGATGGCGCTCAACACCGTCGGCCCGACGATCATGCAGTTCGGCACGGAGGAGCAGAAGGCGTACTTCCTGCCGAAGATCCTGTCCGGCGAGATCGACTTCGCGATCGGCTACAGCGAGCCCGACGCGGGCACGGACCTGGCCGCGCTCAAGACCAAGGCCGTACGCGACGGCGACGACTACGTCGTGAACGGGCAGAAGATCTGGACGACGAACGGCGACACCGCGGACTGGGTGTGGCTCGCCGTCCGCACCGACCCGGACGCCCCGCCGCACAAGGGCATCACCATGCTCCTGGTGCCGACCTCCGACCCCGGCTACTCGTGCACGATCATCAACACGCTCGCCTCGCACGACACCACCGCGAGCTACTACGAGAACATCCGCGTCCCCGTCTCGCGCCGGGTCGGCGAAGAGAACAAGGGCTGGCGGCTGATCACCAACCAGCTCAACCACGAACGCGTCACGCTCGCCGCCCACGGCACCATGGCGATCCGCGCCCTGCACGACGTCCAGCGCTGGGCCATGGAGACCAAACTCGCCGACGGCCGTCGCGTCATCGACCTCCCGTGGGTGCGCCGCCGCCTCGCCCAGACCCACACCAAGCTCGACGCCATGAAACTCCTCAACTGGCAGATGGTGAACGCCGTCCAGGAAGGCACCCTCACCCCGCAGGACGCCTCCGCCGTCAAGGTGTACGGCTCCGAGGCACGCCGCGACGCCTACGCCTGGCTGATGGAAGTCGTCGCCGCACCCGGCGTCCTCAAGGAGGGTTCCGCCGGCGCGGTCCTCCACGGCGAACTGGAGCGCGGCTACCGATCGGCGGTGATCTTCACATTCGGCGGCGGAAACAACGAGATCCAGCGCGAAATCATCTCGTGGATCGGTCTGGGGATGCCGCGGGTCCGGCGTTAG
- a CDS encoding ferredoxin produces the protein MRFLEDRFACAQACTECARACALRASVLDPDGPREQGLLRRKGVMCAEVCDATCLVLSEQLHQDENGIRAQVEWCRTVCLECAQAFDGHVGAEDGAKACRECAQACTDFLAILS, from the coding sequence ATCCGGTTCCTGGAGGACCGCTTCGCCTGCGCCCAGGCCTGCACCGAGTGCGCGCGGGCGTGCGCGCTGCGCGCGAGCGTCCTGGACCCGGACGGGCCGCGGGAACAGGGACTCCTGCGCCGCAAGGGCGTCATGTGCGCGGAAGTGTGCGACGCGACCTGCCTCGTACTGTCCGAACAACTCCACCAGGACGAGAACGGCATCCGCGCGCAGGTGGAGTGGTGCCGCACGGTCTGCCTGGAGTGCGCACAGGCCTTCGACGGGCACGTCGGCGCGGAGGACGGAGCGAAGGCCTGCCGTGAATGCGCCCAGGCGTGCACGGATTTCCTCGCCATTCTGAGCTGA
- a CDS encoding nuclear transport factor 2 family protein produces MHSFRKAVEAGDFAAIEDMLADDVVFTSPVAFKPYPGKAITAAILRGVSRVFTDFRYVREIAGADGRDHALLFEAKVGDKEINGCDFLHFDEDGRIDDLMVMVRPLSAAQALSEAMGAQFERISREAAEASGA; encoded by the coding sequence ATGCATTCCTTCCGCAAGGCCGTGGAGGCAGGAGACTTCGCCGCGATCGAGGACATGTTGGCCGACGACGTAGTGTTCACCAGCCCCGTCGCCTTCAAGCCATACCCGGGCAAGGCGATCACCGCGGCCATCCTGCGCGGCGTCTCCCGCGTCTTCACCGACTTCCGGTACGTCCGCGAAATCGCGGGTGCCGACGGCCGGGACCATGCGCTGCTCTTCGAGGCGAAGGTGGGCGACAAGGAGATCAACGGCTGCGACTTCCTGCACTTCGACGAGGACGGCAGAATCGACGACCTCATGGTCATGGTCCGTCCGCTGTCGGCCGCCCAGGCGCTCTCCGAGGCGATGGGGGCGCAGTTCGAGCGGATCTCGCGGGAGGCGGCGGAGGCGTCCGGCGCGTAG
- a CDS encoding PadR family transcriptional regulator, which yields MALRNAVLAALLEGEASGYDLAKGFDASVANFWMATPQQLYRELDRMESEGLIEARLVQQERRPNKRVFSLTEAGRGALRAFTAEPSKPTAIRDELMVKVYAVDDGDDEAVRAAIAERLEWARGKLAHYDRIRARLLDGRTEDEYLAGVERVGPYLTLMAGRACERENIRWAEQALRILERRASVPR from the coding sequence ATGGCATTGCGCAACGCGGTCCTGGCCGCGCTTCTGGAGGGCGAGGCGTCGGGGTACGACCTGGCCAAGGGGTTCGACGCGTCGGTGGCCAACTTCTGGATGGCGACCCCCCAGCAGCTGTACCGGGAGCTGGACCGGATGGAGTCCGAGGGTCTCATCGAGGCCCGGCTCGTCCAGCAGGAACGGCGGCCGAACAAGCGCGTGTTCTCCCTGACCGAGGCGGGCCGCGGCGCCCTGCGCGCGTTCACGGCCGAGCCGTCGAAACCCACGGCCATCCGCGATGAGTTGATGGTCAAGGTCTATGCCGTCGACGACGGCGACGACGAGGCCGTACGGGCGGCGATCGCCGAGCGACTGGAGTGGGCCCGCGGCAAGCTGGCCCACTACGACCGGATCCGTGCCCGGCTCCTCGACGGGCGCACCGAGGACGAGTACCTGGCCGGTGTCGAGCGCGTCGGCCCGTACCTCACGCTGATGGCCGGACGCGCCTGCGAGCGGGAGAACATCCGTTGGGCCGAGCAGGCCCTGCGGATCCTGGAGCGGCGCGCCTCCGTACCTCGGTAG
- a CDS encoding type 1 glutamine amidotransferase domain-containing protein, translating to MSKILFVMTGVDYWTLADGTRHPTGFWAEEAVAPYEAFRAAGHEVVVATPGGVVPTVDKGSLAPEVNGGQEGADRIANALASIVELQQPIKLEEVDLDDYAAVFYPGGHGPMEDLAVNADSGRLLTLALDSGKPLGVVCHAPAALLAATREAGGNAFAGYRVSAFTNAEETQAGLADKAKWLLQDRLVEAGVDFQEGEPWAPKVVVDRNLVTGQNPSSSAPLAAELLKKLG from the coding sequence ATGTCGAAGATCCTTTTCGTGATGACCGGCGTCGACTACTGGACGCTCGCCGACGGCACCCGGCACCCGACCGGGTTCTGGGCCGAGGAGGCCGTCGCCCCGTACGAGGCCTTCAGGGCCGCGGGCCACGAGGTCGTCGTCGCCACCCCGGGCGGCGTCGTGCCGACCGTGGACAAGGGCAGCCTGGCGCCCGAGGTGAACGGAGGCCAGGAAGGCGCCGACCGGATCGCGAACGCCCTCGCCTCGATCGTCGAGCTCCAGCAGCCGATCAAGCTGGAGGAGGTGGACCTGGACGACTACGCGGCGGTCTTCTACCCCGGCGGCCACGGCCCCATGGAGGACCTCGCGGTCAACGCCGACTCCGGCCGGCTCCTCACCCTCGCGCTCGACTCGGGCAAGCCGCTCGGCGTGGTGTGCCACGCTCCGGCCGCGCTGCTCGCCGCCACCCGTGAGGCCGGCGGCAACGCCTTCGCGGGCTACCGGGTCTCCGCCTTCACCAACGCCGAGGAGACCCAGGCGGGTCTCGCCGACAAGGCCAAGTGGCTGCTCCAGGACCGCCTGGTCGAGGCGGGCGTCGACTTCCAGGAGGGCGAGCCGTGGGCCCCCAAGGTGGTCGTCGACCGCAACCTCGTCACGGGCCAGAACCCGTCCTCCTCCGCCCCGCTCGCGGCCGAGCTGCTGAAGAAGCTGGGCTGA
- a CDS encoding TetR/AcrR family transcriptional regulator: MATDRLDEVLDAAYDCLTRYGVRRTTMDDIASTMGVSRSAVYQYVRSKDDAFRRLAGRLHEQALGRARQAAAEDAPPAERVRGVLAAKLDLVVQLAGDSPHTAELLDEKARLFGDICHAFTGDLRRLLIALFAEVDSPAGVEPAEAADICLALVVGLESAPDGRRLLAPATDALLTGLLGTSVQLGPARSR, translated from the coding sequence ATGGCCACCGACCGGCTCGACGAGGTCCTCGACGCCGCCTACGACTGCCTGACCCGGTACGGCGTACGGCGCACGACGATGGACGACATCGCCTCCACCATGGGCGTGTCCCGGTCAGCGGTCTACCAGTACGTCCGCAGCAAGGACGACGCCTTCCGCCGCCTCGCCGGACGCCTGCACGAGCAGGCGCTCGGCCGGGCCCGGCAGGCGGCCGCCGAGGACGCCCCGCCCGCCGAGCGTGTGCGGGGCGTTCTCGCCGCCAAGCTCGACCTGGTGGTGCAGCTGGCCGGGGACTCCCCGCACACCGCCGAACTCCTCGACGAGAAGGCCCGGTTGTTCGGCGACATCTGCCACGCCTTCACCGGCGACCTGCGCCGCCTCCTGATCGCCCTCTTCGCCGAGGTGGACTCCCCGGCCGGTGTCGAGCCCGCCGAGGCCGCCGACATCTGCCTCGCCCTGGTCGTCGGCCTGGAGTCGGCGCCCGACGGCAGGCGTCTGCTCGCGCCGGCGACGGACGCGCTGCTGACCGGACTGCTGGGCACTTCGGTCCAGCTCGGTCCAGCTCGGTCCAGGTGA
- a CDS encoding LacI family DNA-binding transcriptional regulator: MRAPTIRDVAERAGVSKSLVSLVLRGSAQVRDEKRQAVLAAVEELGYRPNAAARSLSERRTRTVGVLLSDMRNPWFVELLDGLNSRLHDSGLRMLLADGHLNRRLGEDLTRTFMDLGVDGLIAVGTLPVSQALRTAAGQIPTVVAGAREPVLPGVDIVAGDDEHGARLATEHLVGLGHRRIAHIAGQGMVGELRRRSFEAVMREHGLAEAAIVEQGDLTEEGGYRATVRLLSTPERPTAVFAFNDIACVGALSAAEELGLRVPRDLSLVGYDNTYLSRLRHLWLTSVDNASHDVGRRAAQHLLDRIADPARAGEVVLTAPVLEVRGSTAPPRGRAGAGAGTPVAPN; this comes from the coding sequence ATGAGAGCACCGACTATTCGCGACGTCGCCGAACGGGCCGGAGTGTCGAAGTCGCTGGTCTCCCTCGTGCTGCGCGGCTCCGCCCAGGTCCGTGACGAGAAGCGGCAGGCCGTCCTTGCCGCCGTCGAAGAGCTCGGCTACCGGCCCAACGCCGCCGCGCGCAGCCTCAGCGAGCGGCGCACCCGCACGGTCGGGGTGCTCCTCAGCGACATGCGCAACCCCTGGTTCGTGGAGCTGCTCGACGGCCTGAACTCCCGGCTGCACGACTCCGGTCTGCGCATGTTGCTCGCCGACGGCCACCTCAACCGGCGCCTCGGCGAAGACCTCACCCGTACCTTCATGGACCTGGGGGTCGACGGTCTGATCGCCGTCGGCACGCTGCCGGTCTCCCAAGCGCTGCGTACGGCGGCCGGGCAGATCCCCACCGTCGTCGCGGGCGCCCGGGAGCCCGTGCTGCCCGGCGTGGACATCGTCGCGGGCGACGACGAGCACGGCGCCCGCCTGGCCACCGAGCACCTCGTCGGCCTCGGCCACCGGCGCATCGCCCACATCGCCGGGCAGGGCATGGTCGGTGAGCTGCGCCGCCGCAGCTTCGAGGCGGTCATGCGCGAGCACGGGCTGGCCGAGGCGGCGATCGTGGAGCAGGGCGACCTGACCGAGGAGGGCGGCTACCGGGCCACGGTCCGGCTGCTCAGCACCCCTGAACGGCCCACCGCCGTCTTCGCGTTCAACGACATCGCCTGTGTCGGCGCCCTCTCGGCCGCCGAGGAGCTCGGCCTCAGGGTGCCGCGCGACCTCTCCCTCGTCGGCTACGACAACACATACCTCTCACGTCTGCGGCACCTGTGGCTCACCAGCGTGGACAACGCCAGCCACGACGTCGGGCGCCGCGCCGCCCAGCACCTGCTCGACCGGATCGCCGACCCCGCGCGCGCCGGCGAGGTCGTCCTCACCGCCCCGGTCCTCGAAGTCCGCGGCTCGACGGCACCACCGCGCGGTCGGGCCGGGGCGGGTGCCGGAACGCCGGTGGCACCGAACTGA
- a CDS encoding Gfo/Idh/MocA family protein, producing MVRTLGVAVVGFGWMGRVHTQAYARVPHHFPQLSLRPELIAVADEVPGRAEEAAAQYGFATAARNWREIAADPRVQAVSIAAPNFLHREIGTAMAGAGKHIWIEKPVGLTAEDARAVSDAVAKAGVQGTVGFNYRGAPAVAAARELIASGELGTVTHVRIRLFSDYAAHPEGALTWRYERERGGSGVLGDLASHGVDLARFLLGEIEALTADTAIFLPERARPTGSTAGHTRAAGGELGPVENEDYVNCLLRFASGARGVLEACRVSVGEQNNYGFEVHGTKGAVFWDFRRMGELGVSRGTSYQDQPVSTLYVGPAHGEYAAFQPGSANSMGYDDLKVIEAHHFLRSIADNTPYGATLVDAVHSAAALDAMSRSAERGTWVSPA from the coding sequence ATGGTGCGTACGCTCGGCGTTGCCGTCGTGGGGTTCGGCTGGATGGGACGGGTGCACACCCAGGCGTACGCCCGCGTGCCGCACCATTTCCCGCAACTGTCCCTGCGGCCCGAACTGATCGCCGTCGCCGACGAGGTGCCCGGCCGCGCCGAGGAGGCAGCGGCCCAGTACGGCTTCGCCACCGCGGCCCGCAACTGGCGTGAGATCGCCGCCGACCCCCGGGTCCAGGCGGTGAGCATCGCCGCGCCGAACTTCCTGCACCGCGAGATCGGGACCGCCATGGCCGGGGCGGGCAAACACATCTGGATCGAGAAGCCGGTGGGCCTGACCGCCGAGGACGCCCGCGCGGTGTCGGACGCGGTGGCCAAGGCCGGGGTCCAGGGCACGGTCGGCTTCAACTACCGGGGCGCGCCCGCGGTCGCCGCCGCCCGCGAACTGATCGCCTCAGGCGAGCTCGGCACCGTCACCCATGTCCGCATCCGGTTGTTCAGCGACTACGCGGCACATCCGGAGGGCGCGCTGACCTGGCGCTACGAGCGCGAGCGGGGCGGCAGCGGGGTCCTGGGCGACCTGGCCTCGCACGGCGTCGATCTGGCGCGCTTCCTGCTCGGCGAGATCGAGGCGCTGACCGCGGACACCGCGATCTTCCTGCCCGAGCGGGCCCGCCCGACGGGCTCGACCGCCGGCCACACGCGTGCGGCGGGCGGTGAGCTGGGCCCGGTGGAGAACGAGGACTACGTCAACTGCCTGCTGCGCTTCGCCTCCGGCGCGCGGGGCGTGCTGGAGGCCTGCCGGGTCTCCGTCGGCGAGCAGAACAACTACGGCTTCGAGGTGCACGGCACGAAGGGCGCGGTGTTCTGGGACTTCCGGCGAATGGGCGAACTGGGCGTCAGCCGGGGTACGTCGTACCAGGACCAGCCCGTCAGTACGCTGTACGTCGGCCCCGCGCACGGCGAGTACGCCGCCTTCCAGCCGGGCTCGGCGAACAGCATGGGCTACGACGACCTCAAGGTCATCGAGGCGCACCATTTCCTGCGGTCCATCGCTGACAACACCCCGTACGGCGCGACGCTGGTCGACGCGGTGCACAGCGCGGCCGCGCTGGATGCGATGTCACGCTCGGCCGAGCGGGGAACGTGGGTGTCACCGGCATGA
- a CDS encoding NADAR family protein has product MIGNRITYRMADGIRVPGTWRHAFIRNGDYFLTDLFIYADGLINCWGLVTLEEFEDKLRSGWVATELPDGARASGHELAAWKFSEPRTWHTPELLLAEVRDTIDRLNGRPDSTDRCLAAVDVFLADRTEEKRAAARAAYLAIPETQRHYALGDMDRKDGPLQVLVAGPGGRAEAWPDEAVTQEEYEEAVAYFEDRAKWIAERPSRVPADGPATPVAPAIHLYESYPLKPSDDPGKKALRNGYPAPIEVDGVTYPSVAYAYWALSAADPDARVAITGAESAYAAQQLAAGARRRDGWEQARTAVLTGLLRAKYTQHPALAEILLATDDATLVYDHVDSDFWGDNGGRGRNWTGRLLELVRSELHAEHAGIRVCR; this is encoded by the coding sequence ATGATCGGCAATCGGATCACCTACCGCATGGCGGACGGCATACGCGTACCCGGAACCTGGCGGCACGCCTTCATCCGCAACGGCGACTACTTCCTGACCGACTTGTTCATCTACGCGGACGGACTCATCAACTGCTGGGGCCTGGTCACCCTCGAGGAGTTCGAGGACAAGCTGCGCAGCGGCTGGGTCGCCACCGAACTCCCCGACGGCGCCAGGGCGTCCGGCCACGAGTTGGCCGCCTGGAAGTTCAGCGAGCCGCGCACCTGGCACACCCCTGAGCTGCTGCTCGCCGAGGTGCGCGACACCATCGACCGGCTCAACGGCCGCCCGGATTCGACGGATCGGTGCCTGGCCGCCGTTGACGTGTTCCTCGCCGACCGGACCGAGGAGAAGCGGGCCGCGGCCCGCGCCGCCTATCTCGCCATCCCCGAAACGCAGCGCCACTACGCGCTCGGCGACATGGACCGCAAGGACGGGCCGCTTCAGGTCCTGGTGGCCGGACCCGGCGGGCGGGCGGAGGCCTGGCCGGACGAAGCGGTCACGCAGGAGGAGTACGAGGAGGCGGTCGCCTACTTCGAGGACCGGGCGAAGTGGATCGCCGAACGGCCCTCGCGTGTCCCGGCGGACGGACCCGCGACTCCGGTCGCCCCGGCGATCCACCTCTACGAGAGCTATCCACTGAAGCCGTCCGACGATCCGGGCAAGAAGGCCCTGCGCAACGGCTACCCGGCACCCATCGAGGTGGACGGCGTCACCTACCCTTCCGTCGCATACGCGTACTGGGCCCTCTCGGCCGCCGACCCCGACGCCCGGGTCGCGATCACCGGAGCGGAGAGCGCGTACGCCGCCCAGCAGCTCGCCGCCGGCGCCCGCCGACGCGACGGCTGGGAGCAGGCCCGTACGGCTGTACTGACCGGCCTGCTACGGGCCAAGTACACCCAGCACCCGGCCCTGGCCGAGATTCTCCTGGCCACGGACGACGCGACACTCGTCTACGACCACGTCGACTCCGACTTCTGGGGCGACAACGGCGGCCGCGGCCGGAACTGGACCGGTCGCCTCCTCGAACTCGTCCGTTCCGAACTGCACGCCGAGCACGCAGGGATCCGGGTGTGCCGTTGA
- a CDS encoding alginate lyase family protein: MLKIASAAAGAGAAVAASPASAAGGVFAHPGMLHTRADLARMASKVKAGAQPYTAGFAKLTANRHAQSTWTANPQATVYRGSGTPENYVTLYNDIHAAYQNALRWHVTGETAHADAARDILNAWSAKLTKLEGSADRFLASGLYGYQFANAAELIRGHDGFELARFQKMMLNVFHPLSEDFLANHNGAYITNYWANWDLTNIASVLAIGILCDDRGKVDRAVQYFKHGEGMGSIKNAIPVVYSGGLAEWAEAGRDQGHALLGVGLMGTICEMAWNQGIDLYGYDDSRFLKGAQYVAKWSMGGDVPYTSYTRKKGAPGVWSGTETASAAAAVDPAMARPIWAMIANHYTKRRGLDAQYLTRIAARFAPEGGGGDYGPNSGGYDQLGFGTLAFTRARATAAETKASPTPSTTGSGAPGSGSASATPSSASPQGGRSGDLAATGSSDLPAWTAATGVAALAGGLLLLRRRGQARRDSGQ; the protein is encoded by the coding sequence ATGCTGAAGATCGCCAGTGCGGCCGCCGGAGCCGGCGCGGCCGTCGCGGCGAGCCCGGCGTCGGCGGCGGGCGGTGTCTTCGCACATCCCGGGATGCTGCACACCCGGGCCGACCTGGCCCGTATGGCGTCCAAGGTGAAGGCGGGCGCACAGCCCTACACGGCAGGCTTCGCCAAGTTGACGGCCAACCGGCATGCGCAGAGCACCTGGACGGCCAACCCCCAGGCGACCGTCTACCGCGGCTCGGGCACGCCCGAGAACTACGTGACGCTCTACAACGACATCCACGCCGCCTACCAGAACGCCCTGCGCTGGCACGTCACCGGTGAGACCGCGCACGCCGACGCCGCCCGCGACATCCTCAACGCCTGGTCGGCCAAGCTGACCAAACTCGAGGGAAGCGCGGACCGGTTCCTCGCCTCGGGCCTCTACGGCTACCAGTTCGCCAACGCCGCCGAGCTCATCCGCGGCCACGACGGCTTCGAACTCGCCCGCTTCCAGAAGATGATGCTCAACGTCTTCCACCCGCTGAGCGAGGACTTCCTCGCGAACCACAACGGTGCCTACATCACCAACTACTGGGCCAACTGGGACCTGACGAACATCGCCTCCGTCCTCGCCATCGGCATCCTGTGCGACGACCGCGGCAAAGTCGACCGCGCCGTCCAGTACTTCAAGCACGGTGAAGGGATGGGCTCCATCAAGAACGCCATCCCGGTCGTGTACTCGGGCGGCCTCGCCGAGTGGGCCGAGGCCGGCCGCGACCAGGGCCACGCCCTGCTGGGCGTCGGGCTGATGGGCACCATCTGCGAGATGGCCTGGAACCAGGGCATCGACCTGTACGGCTACGACGACAGCCGCTTCCTCAAGGGCGCCCAGTACGTGGCCAAGTGGAGCATGGGCGGAGACGTGCCCTACACCTCGTACACCCGGAAGAAGGGGGCGCCCGGTGTCTGGTCGGGCACGGAGACCGCGTCCGCGGCGGCGGCCGTCGACCCGGCCATGGCCCGGCCGATCTGGGCCATGATCGCCAACCACTACACCAAGCGCCGGGGACTGGACGCGCAGTACCTCACGCGGATCGCGGCCCGCTTCGCGCCCGAGGGCGGCGGCGGGGACTATGGCCCCAACAGCGGCGGCTACGACCAACTGGGCTTCGGCACCTTGGCGTTCACTCGCGCCCGGGCCACCGCGGCCGAGACGAAAGCGTCGCCGACGCCTTCCACCACCGGGTCCGGCGCGCCGGGCTCCGGCAGTGCGTCCGCCACCCCCTCCAGCGCGAGCCCTCAAGGCGGGAGGAGCGGCGACCTGGCCGCCACCGGATCCTCCGACCTGCCCGCCTGGACCGCCGCCACCGGCGTCGCCGCTCTCGCGGGCGGCCTGCTCCTGCTGCGTCGGCGCGGACAGGCGCGTCGCGACTCCGGGCAGTAG
- a CDS encoding sugar phosphate isomerase/epimerase family protein, protein MKLGAYTAVLHDKPLAETLRILRELGLDSAEINSGGFLAAPHLPIAEIRAGKDARDAYLAQFAEAGITLTALNCNGNPLHPDPEVRDKHAQDVRDAIELAALLGVKRVVTMSGLPASDPGGRLPSWSVLPWDSAYLDALDYQWDEVAIPYWKDIQARAAAADVKVCIEMHPHNLVYNVGTMERLATEINATHVGAEMDPSHLFWQGIDPVAAVRRLGSLVYNAAAKDTRINEEAKINGVLDHRHERVAADEPGGLSLGGRYTLSRWPKNASWDFVAVGRGHDVPFWTEFLRALKAVDADMAVNIEHEDQELDQFEGLRLAAENLQAAAAGV, encoded by the coding sequence ATGAAACTCGGTGCCTACACCGCCGTCCTGCACGACAAGCCCCTCGCCGAGACCCTGCGGATCCTGCGTGAACTCGGCCTGGACAGCGCGGAGATCAACTCCGGCGGCTTTCTGGCCGCGCCGCACCTGCCCATCGCCGAGATCCGCGCCGGCAAGGACGCGCGCGACGCGTACCTCGCCCAGTTCGCCGAGGCCGGGATCACCCTCACCGCGCTGAACTGCAACGGCAATCCGCTGCACCCCGACCCCGAGGTGCGTGACAAGCACGCCCAGGACGTGCGGGACGCGATCGAACTGGCCGCTCTGCTCGGCGTCAAGCGCGTCGTCACGATGTCCGGGCTGCCCGCCTCCGACCCCGGCGGCCGGCTCCCGTCCTGGTCGGTCCTGCCCTGGGACAGCGCCTACCTCGACGCCCTCGACTACCAGTGGGACGAGGTGGCGATCCCGTACTGGAAGGACATCCAGGCGCGGGCGGCGGCTGCCGATGTGAAGGTCTGCATCGAGATGCACCCGCACAACCTGGTCTACAACGTGGGCACGATGGAGCGCCTCGCCACCGAGATCAACGCCACCCACGTCGGCGCGGAGATGGACCCCAGCCACTTGTTCTGGCAGGGCATCGACCCGGTCGCCGCGGTACGACGGCTCGGCAGCCTGGTCTACAACGCGGCCGCCAAGGACACCCGTATCAACGAGGAGGCCAAGATCAACGGCGTCCTCGACCACCGGCACGAGCGGGTCGCGGCCGACGAGCCGGGCGGCCTCTCGCTCGGCGGCCGCTACACCCTCAGCCGCTGGCCCAAGAACGCCTCCTGGGACTTCGTCGCCGTCGGCCGCGGCCACGACGTCCCCTTCTGGACCGAGTTCCTGAGGGCCCTGAAGGCCGTCGACGCGGACATGGCCGTCAACATCGAGCACGAGGACCAGGAACTCGACCAGTTCGAGGGCCTGCGCCTGGCGGCCGAGAATCTGCAGGCGGCCGCGGCGGGCGTCTGA